ATGACTATATCGAAGGGCTGTGCGATCGCGTCCTGACCGAACAGCAGGCCAAGATGTCGCGCTATCACCAGATGATCAGCGAAGAGCGTATCAAGCAGGCTCTGCGTGGCACCACCGACATTCCGGAACGTCCTCCCGTCCATACCCGCGAGACCGCCGAGATCGAAGAACTCGAGACCGAGGTCCGCATCTACCGCTACCAGCTCAACACGCTCGAGAGCGTAATTTACGAAACCGAGCCGTCGAACCTGAAAGAAGCTCTTGCCAAGCTGCGCTTCATCGCCCGCCTTGTGGTGGATGGTGTCGAATTCGAAAGCGATTTCTTTGCCTTCATGATCGAGGAATGCACCGATATCGCCGAGATGAGCGCGCAGGATATGGTCGGCGCAGAACGCGCCAAGCTGCAAACGCTGATCGACGCCCAGACCCTGTGATCCCTCCTGCGGGTGGTCAACTCCCCTGTGGCCACCTTCCTGCCACGTGATCTTCCGCAGCCTTGCGGGCGATCGCACGTCTTTCGCCAATGATCCTGTCCGGGTCACCCCGACCGGGGAGCAGCTCCCCCGGTCTCACCCCTCCCGGACAGGATCACGGCCGATGCCCCAGAACGGGGGCAGATCCCCAGAATTTCCTGACATTTTCGTGTGACCGTCGGATGCGTCGTGTATTCCGGCGTTCTGTTCGTTACTAGGGCGGCAGAAACTTGCCATCGTCCCAAGGCCCATATAGGGTGCGCGCCGAATTCAAGGCGTTTTTGCGCTCTCTGGCCCTCAGGAAAGGACCCAAAGTCAATGTTCGTGACCCCCGCATATGCTCAGGCAGCCGGTGCAGCAGCACCCGGTGGTATGGCTGCTCTCGGCCAGTTCTTGCCGCTGATCCTGATCTTCATCATCATGTATTTCCTGCTGATCCGTCCGCAGCAGAAAAAGGCGAAACAGCATCGCCAGATGGTGGAAGCCCTGCGTCGCGGTGACGAGGTTGTCACCCAAGGCGGCATTCTGGGGAAAGTGACCAATGTGCGCGAAGATGGCATGGTCGAAGTGGAAATCGCTCAGGGCGTCAAAGTGCGCGTGGTGAAATCGACCATCGGTCAGGTGGTTTCGAAAACCGAACCTGCTGCTGAATCCAAATAAGAACGAAAGCGTCGGCCATGCTGCATATCCCGCTTTGGAAGCGTATTCTCATTATCGCCCTCTGTGTTATCGGGCTGGCAATGGCCGCGCCAAATATCTTTTACGCCAAGGTCGAGGGGCATAATGATGCCGCCTCGACTTTCGCCAAAACCAAGACCCTGACGACCGAACAGCAAGCTGCGCTGGACGCCTGGCCCGCTTGGCTGCCCAACGGGCTGGTCAATCTCGGGCTCGACCTGCGGGGCGGTGCCCATCTTCTGGCCGAAGTCCAGCTTTCGGATGTCTATGCGGCGCGGATGAAATCGCTCTGGCCGGAAATGCGCAGCGCGCTGGCCAAAGAGCGTTCCACCATCGGTGCGATCCGCCGCGTCTCTTCGCCCGAGGACGAACTGCGGATCCAGATCGGCAATGCCGACCAGATCCAGAAGGCGGTCGAAATTGCCAAAACGCTCGCCTCGCCGATTGTGACGCTGACTGGCGTCGGTCAGGATGATCTGCAGATCACGGGGCAGGGCGATACCATCACCATCAAGCTGTCGGATGCGGAAAAACAGGCCACTGACGACCGTACCATGCAGCAATCGCTTGAAATCGTGCGCCGCCGGATCGATGCCGCAGGCACCCGCGAGCCGACGATTGCCCGTCAGGGCTCGGACCGGATCCTGATCGAGGTTCCCGGCATCGGCTCGGCTCAGGAGCTGAAGGATCTGATCGGCACGACCGCGCAGCTGAACTTCATGCAAGTGAATGGCAGCACGCAGGACGAGAACGCCAATCCCGGCGCGGGCAACGTGCTGGTCCCTGATGCCAACCGCAAGGGCCTTTACTACATTCTGGGGGATGTGCCGGTTGTGTCGGGGGATGCCCTGACCGATGCGAAAGCCGCCACCGACCAGAACGGCTATCCGGCAGTCAGCTTCCGTTTCAATACGACCGGCGCACGCCAGTTCGGGGATTTCACCGCCTCGCATATCGGCGAACCTTTCGCCATCGTGCTGGATAACGAGGTGATCTCGGCCCCCACCATCCAGAGCCATATCGCGGGCGGTTCGGGCATTATCACCGGCAATTTCTCCATTCAGGAATCCACCGATCTGGCCCTTCTGCTGCGTTCGGGCGCGCTTCCGGCCAAGCTGGACTTCCTTGAAGAACGCACGATCGGGCCGGAGCTGGGCGCGGATTCCATCCGTGCCGGAGCGATTGCCGCCGTGGTCGGGCTGTTCCTCGTGATTGCCTATATGATTGCCAGCTACGGGCTGTTCGGGACGTTCGCGGCGATTGCGCTGCTGATCAATATCGGCCTGCTCTTCGGGATCATGTCGATGATTGGCGGCACGCTGACATTGCCGGGGATTGCGGGGATCGTGCTGACGATGGGCACCGCCGTGGATGCCAATGTGCTGATCTACGAGCGTATCCGCGAGGAACTCAAGCGTGTCAAAGGCCCTGCGCGGGCGATCGAGATCGGCTATGAAAAGGCGATGTCGGCCATTATCGACGCCAATGTCACCACCTTCCTGACAGCCCTTATCCTGTTTGTGCTGGGGGCAGGGCCGGTGCGCGGCTTTGCCGTGACCCTGATCATCGGGATTGTGACTTCGGTGTTTACCGCAATCTGGGTGACCCGCCTGATGGTGGTGACCTGGTACGACCGCCGTCGTCCGAAAACGCTAGACCTCTGAAGGAGCGAAACACATGGCATTCCGTCTCAAGCTCGTTCCGGACGAGACCAAATTCGATTTTTTCCGTCACCAGTTCCTGACCTTCGGGTTTTCGGTGGTTCTGGTCATTGCCTCGATTGTCGCCACCGCGGTGATGGGGCTGAATTTCGGCATCGACTTCCGCGGCGGGACCACCATCCGCGCGGAAAGTAGCCAGTCGATCGATGTGGGGGCCTGGCGCTCGGCGCTCCAGCCGCTTGATCTGGGCGATGTGGTGATTACCGAGGTGTTCGACCCCTCCTTCGGCCCCGACCAGAATGTGGCCGAGGTGCGCATTCAGGCGCAAAATGACGAAGGGTCGATCACGCCGCAGACCGTCGATGCAATCAATGCCGCGCTGAAAGAGGTAACGCCGGATGTCAAATTCACGGCTACGGAATCCGTCGGTCCGAAGGTTTCGGGCGAGCTGATCAAAACGGCGATCCTGTCGGTTCTGGCGGCAACCGCCGCGATCCTCGTCTATATCTGGCTGCGCTTCGAATGGCAGTTTGCCGTGGGCGCTGTGGCCGCGCTGGTGCATGATCTTGTGATCACCGTCGGCATTTTCGCCGTGGCGCAGATCAAGTTCGATCTGACGATCATCGCAGCGCTGCTGACCATTCTGGGCTATTCGATCAACGACACCGTGGTGGTGTTTGACCGGTTGCGTGAAAATCTGGTCAAATACAAAACCATGCCGCTGCGCGAGGTAATGAATATCTCGGTCAACGAGACCCTGTCGCGGACGGTGATGACCTCTGGCACCACGCTGATTGCGCTGATCTCGCTTCTGGTGCTTGGGGGCGACGTGATCCGTGGTTTCGTGTTCGCGATGACCTTCGGTGTGGTGGTCGGGACCTATTCCTCGGTCTTTGTTGCGAAAAACATCGTTCTGATGATCGGTCTCAACCGTTCTGAAAAGAAAGACCCCGCCGAGAAGTTCTTTGACAAGAACACCGGTAGCGAAGCCAAATAACGACCCAAGGGGACCGCGATGCAGATGACCGAAGCCAGTTTTTCCGGACAGACGCCCATTGACGGCTATGGGCCGGGGTTTTTCCGGATTGCTGGTGCGGTGCGTCGCGGTGCGCAACTGGTATATGGGGCAGGGGCTGTCGATTGGGGCGGCTTCGAGGATCTCGCCGCGATCCGTGCGCTGGTCGGGCGCATTGATGTGCTGTTTGTCGGCATGGGGGCAGATATCGCCTTTCCGCCTGCCGATTTCATCGCGGCGGTCGAGGAAATGGGCCTGATGCCCGAACCGATGTCCAGCCCCTCTGCCGCGCGCAGCTACAATGTCCTGCTGACCGAAGGCCGCCGTGTGGCCGTGGCGCTGCTGCCGATGCCGGGCGACCTGCCGCCCGAGCTGGCGCGTGACTGAGGGCGGCCCGATGCCCCTTCTGACGATCACCGATCTCAGTGTCGCGCGTGCGGGGCTTCCGATCCTCTCCGCGCTTTCCTTCTGCGTGGATCATGGCGAGGCACTTGTGCTGCGCGGGCCGAATGGCATTGGCAAGACCACCCTTTTGCGCACCATTGCCGGCCTGCAACCAGCCTTGGCCGGAGAGATGTCCCTGGCCGCCGAATCTATGGCCTATGCCGGCCATTCGGACGGGTTGAAGGCCACGCTGAGCGTTGTCGAAAATCTCAGATTCTGGGCCGATATCTATGCGACAAAGGATATCGCGCCTGCCCTTGCGCAGATGAATCTCGACGCTTTGGCGGATCGCGCGGCGCATAGTCTTTCGGCCGGACAGAAACGGCGCTTGGGGTTGGCGCGTCTGCTGGTGACGGGGCGACCGATCTGGGTTCTGGACGAACCGACCGTGTCGCTGGATCAGGCGTCGGTGCAGCTGTTTGCCGAGGCCATCCGCAGCCACCTTGCGCAAGGCGGGGCGGCCCTGATGGCGACCCATATCGACCTCGGTCTCCCCGAGGCACGCGTGCTGGACCTTGGCCCGTATCGCGCCGATCCGCTGGCCCCCACAGGCGGGTCCGCCGGTGCTTTCGACGAGGCCTTCCTATGAGAGCCCTCTTGCTGCGCGATCTCAAACTGGCGGTCAGGGCTGGTGGTGGCTTCGGTCTCGGGCTGGCCTTCTTTCTGATCGTGGTAACACTTGTGCCCTTCGGTGTTGGCCCGCAGGCAGAGATTCTGGCCCGTATCGCGCCGGGAATCCTGCTGGTGGGGGCGCTGCTGGCCTGCCTGCTGTCGCTGGACCGGATCTTTGCGCTCGATTACGAAGACGGATCGCTCGACCTTCTGGCAACGGCCCCCGTTCCGATGGAGGCGGTGGTCTCGATGAAGGCGCTGGCGCATTGGCTGGTGACGGGCCTGCCGCTGACGCTCGCCTCGCCGCTTTTCGGCCTGCTGCTGCATCTGGACCCCAAGGGCTATATCTGGCTGGTAAGCGCGCTTTTGCTGGCAACGCCCGCGCTTTCGGTGCTGGGGACATTCGGCGCGGCCCTTACGGTGGGCATCAAACGTGGCGGGTTGCTGCTTTCGTTGCTGGTGCTGCCGCTCTATGTGCCCACGCTGATTTTTGCCGCCGAGCTGGTGCGCCGCGGGGCGGAGGGTGCAAATGTCGAGGCGCCCGCTCTGGTGCTGGCAGGGATCACCCTTGCCTGTGCCGCTTTGGTCCCATTTGCATCCGCAGCCGCAATCCGGATAAATCTGAGATAGATCAGAGACTCTCACGCCCGTGGCGGGCATGGGTCATCTGCGACGTTCGTTGAAAGGTGCCGCCACTGATGTCCATTTGGGAATACGCCAATCCGGTCAAGTTCATGCGAACGACCGATAAGCTGCTGCCATTCGTGGTGGTCCTGACTGTCCTTACCCTCGTGCCGGGGCTGGTCTGGGGGTTCTTCTTCACGCCTGCCGCCGATAATTTCGGCTCCAGCGTCAAGGTCATCTATGTGCATGTGCCCGCAGCGATGATGGCGATCAATATCTGGATCATGATGCTGGTCACCTCGCTGATCTGGATTATCCGCCGCCACCATGTCTCCGCGCTTGCGGCCAAGGCCGCTGCCCCCGTTGGTATGGTTATGACGGTCATCGCCCTGATCACCGGTGCGGTCTGGGGCGAGCCTATGTGGGGGACGTGGTGGGCATGGGATCCGCGTCTGACCTCGTTCCTGATCCTGTTCCTTTTCTATCTCGGCTATATGGCGCTTTGGGCCGCTATCGATAATCCCGATACCGCCGCCGATCTGACGGGCGTGCTGTGTCTTGTGGGGTCCGTGTTTGCGCTGCTGTCGCGCTATGCGGTGAATTTCTGGAATCAGGGGCTGCATCAGGGGGCGACGCTGTCGATGGACCGCGAACAGCATATCGCCAATGTCTACTGGTTCCCGCTTCTGCTGTGTCTGGTGGGGTTCGGCCTTTTTTTCGTGACGCTGGTTCTGCTGCGGACCCGCACCGAGATCCGGCGTCGTCGTTTGCATGCGCTTGAACAACGGGAGCGGATGGCATGATGATCGATCTGGGGAAATACGAATATACGGTGCTGATCAGCTGGGGGGCCTGTCTGTTTCTGCTGCTGGTGCTTGTGGCTGTCACGCTTTGGCAGGGGCGCCGCGTGAAGGCGGCACTGGCGCGGCAGGAGGCCCGTATGCACGACATCCGTCGGCAAAACACGCCGATGCAGGACAGCCGTGAGGAGAGCCACAATGGTTAAGCCTCTGATGCTGGCGCCGCCGCTGGTTTTCGCGGGATTGGCGATCCTGTTCGTCTGGGGGATGTGGCGGCAGGATCCAAGCCAGTTGCCCACAGCCTTTGCCGGAAAGGACGCGCCCGCCGTGGCCCTGTCCCCGCTGGGCAGCCTGCCGGAGTTCAACAATAGCGATCTCCGCGACGGTCAGGTGAAGCTAGTGAATTTCTGGGCGTCATGGTGCGCGCCCTGTCGGGTCGAGCATCCAAATCTTGAGGCGCTCTCTGGGCAAGGGGTGGAAATTCTTGGTGTAAACTATAAAGATACCCCTGATAAGGCGCTGAAATTCCTCAATAGTCTTGGGAATCCCTTTGCGCGGGCCGGTCAGGATCCGCAAGGTCAGATGGCGTTAAACTGGGGCGTCTACGGGGTGCCGGAAACTTTCGTCGTGGATGGGCAGGGCAAGGTTTTGATGCGGTATGCAGGGCCTCTGACCGAGGATGTGATTGCTCAGAAAATCCGGCCTCTGCTGCCGAAAGCGTCGCAATAGAGCCTGTCGATCACCGGATGCCACGCGATGGACGGCTGGCCTGATCATCGATCATGCCGCCGGAGGACGAAGGCCCTCTTGCGGGCCTTGGCATGATGTTTACGCCCGCCAGTTTGAGAGCCTGCGACACTGGGGAGCCCTGTCCGACATGTGGTTCATGGCCGGTTGTGCTCCGTTCTCTCAGACGCGCCCATGATGACGTGTTTTTTTTATTTCAAACCGCTTTGAAAATCATCCAAAGCGGTTTGGTTGTTCAATAAATCCTCTGCCGGCTCTGTGGCGTGCTCTTGGCCCAATCCGGCCATAGTCCCAGCCAATCCAGCCCCAGAACAAGGAGGACGCAGCCCGCAACGACCAGCATGATCCGCACCTGTCGTTTTGAGGGCGGATGACGTACCCATTTCGCCATCCGCAGGAGCCAGATCAGGTTCACTTTTTGTCATCCAGAAATTTGACTGTGCCGATATAAGGCAGGTTGCGATGACTTTGTGCAAAATCAAGCCCGTAGCCGATGACAAACTCGTCGGGAATCGAAAAGCCGCACCAGTCGGCTTTAACGTCGACTTCCCGTCGCGAAGGTTTATCAAGCATGGCGCAGCAGGCGATTTTGCGCGGACCACGCGCCCGAAGCATCTCCATGATCTTCGAGATCGTGTGGCCGGTGTCGACAATATCCTCGACCACAAGCACATCCCGCCCGCCAATATTTCCGCGCAAGTCCTTGAGAATGCGGACTTCCCGTGAAGATGTCGTTTCATTGCCATAGCTTGATGCCTCAAGGAAATCGACCTCGCAGGGCAGATGGATCTCGCGGATCAGATCGGCGATGAACACGAATGACCCGCGCAGCAGGCCGATGACCACCAGCTTGTCGGTTCCAGCGAAATGTTCGGTGATTTCGGCGGCCAATGTCTCGACACGCGCGGCGATTTGCTTGGCAGAAATGAACGTTTCGATTTCATAGGGACGGTCGGTCATCGGCTTTGGCTCCTTGGGAGAGCCGCTTTGCGTGATCGGCTCTTGAATCTCGTTCCGTTTATCGCAAGTAAAGGGGCGGCGAAACAAGGGTAATGGGAAGAAGGCCGGGTATGCCAAAACAGTCTGACAGTCGCGTGCTACCGTATAGCGCACGCCAAATGTATGATCTGGTGGCAGATGTGCAGAATTATCCGAAATTCCTGCCGTGGAATTCTGCGGCGCGTATCCGTTCGACCGAGCTTCAGGCCGATGGCTCTACGGTCATGCTCGCGGATCTGGTGATTTCGTTTAAAGTTTTCCGCGAACGCTTTGGATCGCGTGTGACGCTTTGGCCCGACCGCTACCATATCGATACCGAATATCTTGACGGGCCATTCAAATATCTCAAAAGCACATGGGATTTCGAAGACCTTCCCGAGGGCGGCTGCAAGGTTCAGTTCTTTGTGGATTTTGAATTTAAAAACATGATCTTGCAAGGCGTTATTGGCACGGTTTTCAACGAGGCCATGCGCCGTATCGTGAAGGCGTTCGAGGATCGCGCCCACGCGCTTTACGGCAATGCCTGAGGCGGCCGGAATGCCCGAGGGCCGTCGCTAGATGCTGTCAAAAAAAGCCGCCCCAAGAGGCGGCTTTTTAAATGGCTCAGGACGTATGGTCATAGGCGCGCTCGCCATGCGAGCTGAGATCGAGGCCGTTATTCTCGTCTTCTTTTGAGACCCGCATCGGGAAGACCCGTGCGACGAGTTTCGCGATCAGCCAGCTGACGCCAAGTGTGTAAAGCCCGACCACCACCAGCGCGCCCAGCTGTGCCAGCCACGCACCGTGGCCGAGGGCCGCAATCATGATGGTGCCGAAAATGCCACCGATTCCGTGCACGGCAAAGACATCCAACGAGTCGTCGATGCGGATTTTGTCGCGCAGAAGGATCACGGCTTCCTGACACAGGATCCCCGCGATGACGCCGATGGCCAAGGCTTCGAGCGGGCCGACAAAGCCTGCCGCTGGGGTGATCGAGGCCAGTCCTGCAATGGTGCCGGTGACAAGGCCGATCAGGCTGGATTTGCCGAATTTGATGCGCTCCCACAAGGCCCAAGACAGCGAGGCCGCCGAGGCCGAGATATGCGTGACGGTGATTGCCATTGCCGCCCCGCCATCGGCGGCCAGTTGCGATCCGCCGTTGAAGCCGAACCAGCCGACCCAGAGCATTCCCGCTCCGATGGCCACCAGCACGGGGCTATGCGGCGGCGTGTGGCGTTTGGCGCGCGGCCCGACCATGACTGCCAGAAGCAGCGCGGCAAGAGCTGCGGTCTCATGCACCACGATTCCGCCGGCGAAATCTTTGGTGCCGGTCGCGCCGAAAATCCCGCCATCGGCCATCATGCCGCCACCCCAGATCCAGTGGGTGACGGGCGCATAGACCGCCAGCATCCACAGGGCACAGAAGGCCAGTACGAAGGAGAAATTGATCCGCTCGACGAAGGCCCCGATAATGAGGGCGGGCGTGATGATGGCGAAGGTCATCTGGAACGCGAAGAAGGCGATTTCGGGAATCGTGCCCCAAAGCGTTTCGGGTGTAAGCCCGATCAGCGCGATTTTCCCGAAGCCGCCCCAGAAGCCGTTCGCATGACCAAAGGCGAGCGAGTAGCCGAAGACAAGCCACAAAACGCTCATCAGGGCGGCGACGGCAAAACATTGCATGAAGACCGACAGGACGTTGCGCGCCCGCACCAGCCCGCCATAGAACAGGGCCAGCCCCGGCAAGGTCATGAATAGAACAAGGGCCGTGGCAACCATAACCCATGCGGTATCTGCTCCGCTCATCCGACGTCCTCCGTAAAAAGATAGCGCGCAGGCGGCATATCTCTTCTTGGGGGCCTTGAAAGAGGCAAATCGGACCTTGATCGGGTTAATATCTGCGCATTTTATGAAACGCTGCAAAAATGGCGTATATTTTGGGGTGTATGATTAAATACTGGCCGTTATGAGAATTTTTCCGGCGCTTATTTTAGCGCCGACAGGATTAAATCCAGAGCATGTTCGCGGGTATGCAGGCGCACCAGTTCGCGCCCGATGGCGCCGAATTCGCAGGTGCTCGTGACGGGGGCCGCCCAGTCACAGGCCAGTCCGAAACAGACGCGCCCTTCGGGTTTATGCTCCGATCCGCCGGGGCCTGCGATGCCGGTGACCGAAACGGCAAGCATGGCACGGCTGTTGCGCAGGGCGCCGGTGGCCATTGCGCGGGCGACCTCTTCCGAGACCGCGCCGTAGCGGGCGATCGTCTCGGCAGGCACGCCCAGCATTTCGGTTTTGGCGGCGTTGGAATAGGTGACGAAACCACGTTCGAAGACGGCGGAGGACCCCGCCAGATCGGTGAGGGCGGCTGCAATCAGCCCCGCCGTGCAGCTTTCCGCGGTGGCAATCATGATCGCGCGGGCTTTGGCTTCGGCAATGACACGGGGGGCGAGGTCGGACATGACGGGGCTCCGGATCAGGACATCAGGATCAGCGGGATATGGTAGAGTGCGGCCAGCACGATGGTGCCGATGCCCGCGAAGATCCCCGCGAAGAGGTCGTCCAGCATCACGCCTTGCGGGGTGTGCAGGCGGTCGGCCCAGCCGACAATCGAGGGTTTCCAGATGTCGAACAGACGGAACAGCAGGAAGGCCGCAACGGGGCCGGGCCAGACCATCGACATATCGCGCATGTAAAAGCCCACAGCAGGAAACAGCATGGCGAGCCAGAGCCCCGCGACCTCGTCGATCACGATCTCGGAGGGGTCATCGCCGGGGCGGTCTTTCAGTTCGGCAGGCACCGTGATGAAGCCCACAACGGTTGCAACGACGAAGGCCAGAACCAGCGGCCAGAAGCCCAGCCAGTGCTCGATCGACCATCCCACGGCCAGCGCCGCCAGCGACCCCCAGGTGCCGGAGGCCGGTTTCAGCTTGCCCGACCAGAAGAAGGTATTGATGAAATTCAGCATGGGCGTCTCCTCAAGGCGCAGATAGGGCGGTCGGGTCAGTCGGCAATCAGGGTGACGGTGGCGATGGCGGCGATGCCTTCTTCGCGGCCCGTAAAGCCCAGCTTCTCCGAAGTGGTGGCCTTGACCGAGACACGGCTTGCCTCGCAGCCCATGATGCGGGCCAGTTCGGCCATCATCGCGGGCGCGTGGGGGCCGATCTTGGGGCGCTCGCAGATGAGTGTGACATCGGCATTGCCGATCCGGTAGCCCATCTCGCCCGCGAGCTTGGCGGCATGATCAAGGAAAATCCAGCTGGCCGCGCCTTTCCATTGCGGGTCCGATGGCGGGAAATGGCGGCCGATATCGCCCTGCGCCAATGCGCCATAGATCGCGTCGGTCAGCGCATGCATGCCGACATCGGCATCCGAATGGCCTAAAAGCGCTTTGGAGTGCGGAATCTCCACTCCGCATAGAATGACGTGATCGCCCTCGGTGAACGCATGCACGTCATATCCGTTGCCCAGTCTTACATCCATTCTGGCGTCCTTTCTTGCCCGCAGGATCGCCTCGGCGCGGGCGAAATCTGCGGGATAGGTGATCTTGAGATTGTCTTCATGCCCAAGAGTGATCGCAACGTCCATCCCTGCGCTACGCGCAATTTCGACATCATCGGGGGCAGGGCCCTGATGGGACCGATGGGCTGCCAGAATGGCATCGTAGTGGAAACCCTGCGGGGTTTGCGCGCGATAGAGGCCGCTACGGTCGCGGGTGCCCGCCACGCGGGCCCTGTCTCCCAGCCACAGCGCATCCGAAACGGGCAGGGCCGGTGCGGCGGCGGGCAGGGTCTCGAGCGCGTCCAGCACGCCTGTCAGAACGGTTTCGGGCAGGAAGGGGCGCGCGCCGTCATGGATCAGCACCTTGTCGATATTCTGGTGCTCCAAGGCTTCCAAGGCGTTTCGAACCGAGGCATCACGGCTTTCGCCCCCCGCAATGAGCGTGACGGTGCCGCCGGTCAGTTCCAGTCCGCGCGCCATATCATCGGGATGCAGCACCAGAAGCAGCCGTGCATCCCTGCCCGCGTTGCGCAGAGCCGTCTGGCAACTGTCGATCGTATGGGCCAGCACCGGTTTTCCGGCCAGCATCTGCCATTGTTTGGGCTGCGTCCCTCCGGCGCGGGTGCCACGCCCTGCGGCAACGATGATCAATGCAATCGACATCCGAACCTCTTGCCTGTCGAAATCTGTGCCAAGGACTTAGGCGAAGCGCAAGTTCTGTGCAATCAGAACAGGCTTTTATTGAAATGCGACCAATTTCCGCGTTATGATGCCTAAATAATGTGCGGATGCATATTTTTCCTGCCTTTCTGCCCATAGAATCGCCCGAGGGGATTTGTGAATCGCGGTTCAAGGCGGTAGCAGAAAACCAGAGTTACTTCGGGAAGTTCCGTGTCCATCCAGCTTGATAATGTCTTGATCGATCCGCCGGTGCTGTTGGCACC
The sequence above is drawn from the Thioclava sp. GXIMD4216 genome and encodes:
- a CDS encoding CinA family protein, with amino-acid sequence MSDLAPRVIAEAKARAIMIATAESCTAGLIAAALTDLAGSSAVFERGFVTYSNAAKTEMLGVPAETIARYGAVSEEVARAMATGALRNSRAMLAVSVTGIAGPGGSEHKPEGRVCFGLACDWAAPVTSTCEFGAIGRELVRLHTREHALDLILSALK
- a CDS encoding bifunctional 2-C-methyl-D-erythritol 4-phosphate cytidylyltransferase/2-C-methyl-D-erythritol 2,4-cyclodiphosphate synthase, yielding MSIALIIVAAGRGTRAGGTQPKQWQMLAGKPVLAHTIDSCQTALRNAGRDARLLLVLHPDDMARGLELTGGTVTLIAGGESRDASVRNALEALEHQNIDKVLIHDGARPFLPETVLTGVLDALETLPAAAPALPVSDALWLGDRARVAGTRDRSGLYRAQTPQGFHYDAILAAHRSHQGPAPDDVEIARSAGMDVAITLGHEDNLKITYPADFARAEAILRARKDARMDVRLGNGYDVHAFTEGDHVILCGVEIPHSKALLGHSDADVGMHALTDAIYGALAQGDIGRHFPPSDPQWKGAASWIFLDHAAKLAGEMGYRIGNADVTLICERPKIGPHAPAMMAELARIMGCEASRVSVKATTSEKLGFTGREEGIAAIATVTLIAD
- a CDS encoding phosphatidylglycerophosphatase A, which translates into the protein MLNFINTFFWSGKLKPASGTWGSLAALAVGWSIEHWLGFWPLVLAFVVATVVGFITVPAELKDRPGDDPSEIVIDEVAGLWLAMLFPAVGFYMRDMSMVWPGPVAAFLLFRLFDIWKPSIVGWADRLHTPQGVMLDDLFAGIFAGIGTIVLAALYHIPLILMS